From the genome of Desulfovibrio sp.:
CCAGAGCACCCGCCAGGCGCAAGCGGAAGAAAAGGGGAAAAAGCGCGGGCAGCGCTGCGGCTTCCTCAAGGGTTCGCCGCATGTCTTCCACCAGCTCAAAGGCTTCGTCCGCCCCTTCGTCTCCCACCCCGAGAGCCTCCACAAAGCGCAGGCAATTGGCGGCAAGGCCCATACGCCGCCAGTCGCGCCGAAGCGCCTGGGGGCCGTTCAGCAGCACGGCTTCTTCCAGGTTGAGAAATCCGCCGCGCGGCGAGGTTTTCACCCGGCAGTGCAGGCTGTTGAGCACGTCAAGGCAGCCGCAAAAGCGACGCCTGCTTCTGCTGCCGCCAAAGGCGAACAGCGTCAGCAGGCCGTGCTTGCGACAAAGGGTCTTCAGCCAGAGGTCCGACTCACGAAAGTGCCCCATGCGCAGCACAAGCGCGTGATCGGCCCATTCCGTCATGGGAGTGCCGGAGGGAAGGTCAGCGTGCGTACCTGACCGGTTGCGCCCACGGGGGGGAGTTCCTCGCCATCATAGCGCAGGCGCACTCCGCCCGCATTGCCGAGCTTGAGTTCCAGACTCTTGGTGAACGTAAGGGCAAAGGTGTCGCCCTTGCGCAGGGAAAACTGCCTCGTATCGGTATGGTCGGCATTGGAATGCACCCAGCATTCTTCCGTGGCCGTAATGATGACCTTGTGGGGGCCAGTCACAGGCGTCTGCGGAGATGTGGGGGCCGATGTGGCGGCTGACGCTGCGGCTGGGCCAGTGGTTGCGGCAGTGCCCGGCGTTGTGGCGGGCGCAGCCGGTGCGGAGGCCTGCGCGCCAGCGGTTTCGCCACGCTGCGCGCCGGAAGCGGCGGGCGCTGCGGAGCGGCCAGCCTGCGGCCCGCTGTCTGTGGCGGCTGCGGCGGGTTGCCCGGCAGTGCCACTCTGGCGTGCCTCACGGCCAAGGTTGCGGGCCTCTGTTCCCACAGGCGGCGTTTCCGCAGTGTCCGGGCTTTGCATGGGTGCGGGCTGCGCCTGGCGGCGCGTCTGGCTGGTCAAAACATCCAGTGCGCCGTGCTGCCAGACCAGGTAAACGCCAATACCCAGCAGCAGAACGACAAAGACGGACAAAAAGGGTTTGAAATTGCGCCTTGGGGCCAGAGTGACGTCCGGCAGGGGCGTCTGCTGTATCAAAGCTTCTTCGTTTTCAGCCTCCAGAGCGGACAGGGCCGCGCTGATTTCTTCGGCTGAAAGCCCCACATATGCGGAGTACGAACGAATGAAACCCTTGGTATATGCCAGATGGGGCAAAGAAGCGGAGTCACCGGCTTCGAGCGCGCGCAAAAGGCGTGCGCCTATCTTCAGGTGGTTGGCCGCATCTTCAATGCTGAGGCCCCTTTTTTCGCGCTCCGCGCGAAGGACCGCGCCCAGTTCCTCTAAGGTCATGCAAAGCCTCGATAAAGGTCTTTGCCGCCCCGTGGGCGGCTGTTGCCGGTGGCTGTCCCGGCCTGAGGCCAAGGACGGTACGCCGCCGGAATGGCGCGGCGCGGCCGGGGGCCACGCGCACGCCTGAACGGTTATGCTACAACCGAATATCGATTACCGCTTTTTTGCGCAATTGTCCCGTATAATCGTCAAAGCGTTCCATGGCCTTTGGCTGACGCAGGATGGCGTCGATCTGCGGCTTGGCCTCTTCAAGCGTGAGTATTTTCAGCTCACTGCCGCCGCCAGGACGGAAAAGATGCACCTGCGCCTTGTGCCCCTGAAGGTCAAAGACTTCGGTCACATCGCCGGGCTTCATCTTGGTGAGCCGTCCTTCCCATTCGGGGTTCAGGCGATCCCATTCCACCGGCCCCATATCGCCGCCCTTTTCCTTGTTGGGCGCGATGGAATACTTCAGCGCGGCTTCTTCAAAGGTCAGCGCCCCGGAGCGTATCTGAGCGGCAATGGAGGCGGCGTTGACCTTGGGCGAATAGACCAGAACCCCCATGTGCAGACCGCTGCGGTCGTACATGGTGGATTTGTGGGCCTCATAGTATGCCTTAATTTCCTCTGGCGTGACCACAACCTTGCGGCCCACTTCCATACTCATGATCTTCTGGCGCAACAGCGACTTTTCGATGTTGCCGCGCAATTCGGCCACGCTGCTCTTCTGGCGCGTGAGCTGCTCCTCAAACTGCTGCTTGGTCATGTTGCGGCCCTGCATCAGTTTGGCGATCTCATTGTCGATTTCCGAAGGAGAAATGCTGACTTTCAGTCTTTTGGCTTCCTGGGCGATGAGAATATCCATAATCATCAGATCCAGAACCTTGCGAAAAACCGTGTCCACCTGCTTGGCGTTGGCCGGATTTTCGGGGTTAAGCCCGGACCGGATAATGTCAGGCAACGCATTTTTTTGCAGGTCAAACATGGTAATGACTTGTCCGTTGACAACAGCAGCCACCTTATTAAGCTGTGCGGCCTGCACGCCGCATGCGGTTGTAAGCATGATCGCCAGCAGCAAAACAAGTATTTTCCTCACAGAGATTCTCCCTCGTGCAAAGCGCGGTGCGCCTGTTTATCTTTCGATTTTTAGCCCAAAACAGCATGACATGCAATGACCGCCTGGCGGGCTTACAGACCCTGCCGGTCACGCCTGTCGGACGCCCCCGTTTTTTATGGCCCGTCTGTTCCGCCGCCTCCCTCGGGGGCGTTCAATCCATCTCCGCCGTCCGCCGGAGCGGAGCCGACATCGTCGGAACCGTTGACGCCGCCGCGCACGGCCGGGCCTGCGGCGTCGCCGGGAGTGTCATCGCCCATGGCCGATCTGGCGGAGGGCGGCGTTAGCAGGCCGGCCATGAGATCCGGATTCACGCGAACCTTCGCCCGGCCCAGCGCCGTGGTCAGCCAGCTTTCAAAGGCGGCATCCTTGCGCTGCTGTTGCAAAATGTTTTCAATGAGCGGGTAGGCGTCGGCCATGCCCATGGTATGGGCGGCGTTGCGCTCCTTCAGGGCAAGACCGTACCAGCGTCCGTCTTCCTGAACAGGGGCGGCGCACTGGCCGGGCGCGAGTTTTTCAGCTTTTTTCAGCCAGGCAGGCGGCAACTGGGCCGCGCTGATTTCCTGGCACTGCACCATGAGGTTTGCGGGTGGCTCTTTTTCAACAGGATGGCCAGAGGTGAAGGCGCTGCAAAATGCCTGAACAGGTTGGGATTCTAGGGAGGAAATCAGGCAAACGTCCAGAATTTCGGGCAAGGCGAACTCTGCTTCGTGTTCCTTGTAATAGGAGCGCACATCGCTCAGAGAAATGCGGATGCCGGGCAAAAGGATGCGCTTTTCAAAGCTCTGCATGGCCAGAAGGTCGCGCATGAGCACGCGCCATTCATTTTCATCCAGTGATTCGTCGGCCAGAAAACGCGCCAGCCCTTCCTCGCCGCCGTAGTCCTCCCTGACAGTCGCCACGGCGGCTTTAAGGGCGGCGTCCGTCACGGGAATCTGCAAGTCACGCAAATCCTGGCGCACCAGAGTGTAAATGATCAGCGTGCCCAGCGCGTCGCCGTACTGACGCTTCATGTTTTCGAGGGAAGGCCGCTGCA
Proteins encoded in this window:
- a CDS encoding SurA N-terminal domain-containing protein, translated to MRKILVLLLAIMLTTACGVQAAQLNKVAAVVNGQVITMFDLQKNALPDIIRSGLNPENPANAKQVDTVFRKVLDLMIMDILIAQEAKRLKVSISPSEIDNEIAKLMQGRNMTKQQFEEQLTRQKSSVAELRGNIEKSLLRQKIMSMEVGRKVVVTPEEIKAYYEAHKSTMYDRSGLHMGVLVYSPKVNAASIAAQIRSGALTFEEAALKYSIAPNKEKGGDMGPVEWDRLNPEWEGRLTKMKPGDVTEVFDLQGHKAQVHLFRPGGGSELKILTLEEAKPQIDAILRQPKAMERFDDYTGQLRKKAVIDIRL
- the recO gene encoding DNA repair protein RecO, which gives rise to MTEWADHALVLRMGHFRESDLWLKTLCRKHGLLTLFAFGGSRSRRRFCGCLDVLNSLHCRVKTSPRGGFLNLEEAVLLNGPQALRRDWRRMGLAANCLRFVEALGVGDEGADEAFELVEDMRRTLEEAAALPALFPLFFRLRLAGALGFAPSLDVCGHCGCELNGPGQFVVDEGHVRCPSCRAEAGPVRYGVELSADGLDLLRHVQQELPSAWHAEELPPADRRACSRVIDGFVQYHLGLAWEGGFFRRV
- a CDS encoding peptidylprolyl isomerase; protein product: MPLIISATPGQHDMLPLPVSGCAPVASARPGHGAAFAAGPGRKGVFLAARLALVACCLLLCACFEARLPEGVVATVNGEPIYLRTVQALLDSRSTALGTLQRPSLENMKRQYGDALGTLIIYTLVRQDLRDLQIPVTDAALKAAVATVREDYGGEEGLARFLADESLDENEWRVLMRDLLAMQSFEKRILLPGIRISLSDVRSYYKEHEAEFALPEILDVCLISSLESQPVQAFCSAFTSGHPVEKEPPANLMVQCQEISAAQLPPAWLKKAEKLAPGQCAAPVQEDGRWYGLALKERNAAHTMGMADAYPLIENILQQQRKDAAFESWLTTALGRAKVRVNPDLMAGLLTPPSARSAMGDDTPGDAAGPAVRGGVNGSDDVGSAPADGGDGLNAPEGGGGTDGP
- a CDS encoding RodZ domain-containing protein, translating into MTLEELGAVLRAEREKRGLSIEDAANHLKIGARLLRALEAGDSASLPHLAYTKGFIRSYSAYVGLSAEEISAALSALEAENEEALIQQTPLPDVTLAPRRNFKPFLSVFVVLLLGIGVYLVWQHGALDVLTSQTRRQAQPAPMQSPDTAETPPVGTEARNLGREARQSGTAGQPAAAATDSGPQAGRSAAPAASGAQRGETAGAQASAPAAPATTPGTAATTGPAAASAATSAPTSPQTPVTGPHKVIITATEECWVHSNADHTDTRQFSLRKGDTFALTFTKSLELKLGNAGGVRLRYDGEELPPVGATGQVRTLTFPPALP